The Thalassotalea psychrophila genome window below encodes:
- a CDS encoding acyl-CoA dehydrogenase family protein, which translates to MNFDLTMEQQMIADMAADLAKKYDPEYWREKDENKAYPQEFMDEIGSLGFFGLPLAEKWGGADAGLTDVALAMEALCRGGGGGGPALGYLFGLLGNLSVAHHANDSQKEKYLPAFAAGEKTCAFALSEPNAGTNSLNIETFAKKDGDDYIINGGKWFITNIDNTDAVLIVARTTKKEDVKNKAAGISLFLVDLPAEGISYTPIDKHGYHYYKSFQVFFDNVRVSKDCLLGEEGKGFYQLLGTLNPERILIASGACGTAKLALEHAIEYAKERNVFGQPIGAHQAVQHPLAAAYAKVEAAWGQVLKAATLYDDGKSDKEVGDVANMAKWLAAESALEATHHAMQTLGGCGFAREYHVERWFRECQLFRLAPVTQQMTLNYLGEHVLGLPKSY; encoded by the coding sequence ATGAATTTTGATTTAACTATGGAACAGCAAATGATCGCCGATATGGCCGCTGATCTTGCTAAAAAATATGACCCAGAATATTGGCGTGAAAAAGACGAAAACAAAGCATACCCGCAAGAGTTTATGGACGAAATTGGTTCATTAGGCTTCTTCGGTTTGCCACTTGCTGAAAAGTGGGGCGGTGCCGATGCTGGTCTAACCGATGTTGCTTTAGCGATGGAAGCGTTATGTCGTGGCGGCGGTGGTGGCGGTCCTGCATTGGGTTATTTATTTGGTCTACTTGGTAACTTGTCTGTTGCTCATCATGCCAACGACAGTCAAAAAGAAAAATATTTACCTGCATTTGCTGCTGGCGAAAAAACCTGTGCATTTGCTTTATCTGAGCCGAATGCCGGAACTAATTCATTAAACATTGAAACCTTTGCCAAAAAAGACGGTGATGATTACATCATTAACGGTGGTAAGTGGTTTATTACTAATATCGACAATACCGATGCTGTTCTTATTGTTGCTCGTACAACTAAGAAAGAAGACGTAAAAAATAAAGCTGCCGGTATTTCTTTATTTTTAGTCGACCTGCCTGCGGAAGGTATTAGCTACACACCTATTGATAAGCACGGTTACCATTACTACAAATCGTTCCAGGTATTCTTTGATAACGTTCGCGTATCAAAAGATTGCCTGTTAGGCGAAGAAGGTAAGGGCTTTTATCAATTACTAGGTACACTTAATCCTGAACGTATTTTAATTGCATCAGGCGCATGTGGTACGGCAAAGCTTGCTCTTGAACATGCTATTGAGTATGCCAAAGAGCGTAATGTGTTTGGCCAGCCAATAGGTGCTCATCAAGCAGTACAACATCCATTAGCAGCGGCATATGCAAAAGTTGAAGCTGCGTGGGGGCAAGTATTAAAAGCGGCTACTCTATACGATGATGGTAAGTCAGATAAAGAAGTTGGGGATGTTGCCAATATGGCGAAATGGCTTGCCGCAGAATCTGCGTTAGAAGCTACTCATCATGCAATGCAAACGTTAGGTGGTTGTGGTTTTGCCCGCGAATATCACGTTGAACGTTGGTTTAGAGAATGTCAGTTATTCCGCTTAGCACCGGTAACTCAGCAGATGACTCTAAACTATTTGGGTGAACATGTGTTGGGGTTACCTAAGTCATATTAA
- a CDS encoding enoyl-CoA hydratase/isomerase family protein, with amino-acid sequence MMKKLTITQEAGVATVLIKNPPVNILTIDLINELNAFILSLKDNRETKAVVFKSFHEAFFIAHLDLNIINGTQGGQAASIEFNHMIANIKAMKQLSIAVVDGVARGGGNEFVMACDLAYGTENSAFAQPELYINIPTGGQGAVQFARRLGKGKALQALLSGADFSAQQAEKLNIITQFIPKADLDAFLAQFFAIVAGWEIRDIVMYKEIITASIIDEDVGSELELRYFLERAKEEKTQTHITAFLKHGGQTEREAYDIQGIFIDTAVELSS; translated from the coding sequence ATGATGAAAAAACTAACGATAACCCAAGAAGCTGGCGTGGCTACAGTTCTAATTAAAAACCCTCCAGTGAATATTTTGACTATTGACTTAATTAATGAGTTAAACGCATTTATTCTTTCATTAAAGGATAACCGAGAAACTAAAGCTGTTGTTTTTAAATCGTTCCATGAAGCTTTTTTTATAGCTCACTTAGATCTTAATATTATTAACGGCACTCAAGGCGGACAAGCTGCCTCAATTGAATTCAACCATATGATAGCCAACATTAAAGCAATGAAACAGCTATCTATTGCTGTCGTTGATGGTGTGGCGCGTGGTGGTGGTAATGAATTTGTTATGGCATGTGATTTAGCATACGGGACTGAAAATTCAGCTTTCGCCCAGCCAGAGTTATACATCAACATTCCAACAGGAGGACAAGGTGCAGTTCAGTTTGCTCGACGTTTAGGAAAAGGTAAAGCACTTCAGGCATTACTATCTGGTGCTGACTTTAGCGCACAACAGGCCGAAAAATTAAATATCATTACTCAGTTTATTCCTAAAGCAGATCTTGATGCATTTTTAGCACAATTTTTTGCAATTGTCGCTGGTTGGGAAATTCGTGACATTGTGATGTACAAGGAAATTATAACGGCTTCTATAATAGACGAGGATGTGGGCTCTGAACTTGAATTGCGTTACTTTCTAGAACGAGCAAAAGAAGAGAAAACTCAAACACATATAACTGCATTTCTTAAACATGGAGGGCAAACAGAAAGAGAAGCCTATGACATACAGGGGATATTTATCGACACAGCTGTAGAACTTTCAAGTTAA
- a CDS encoding LysR family transcriptional regulator — MDLASRLLLLLEVSELGSFTKVSEHRNVNRSAISKQIGKLEQELSVHLLNRTTRSLSLTAAGVEMVNQAKQLRNLLNKSKRLAENYHNEPRGDLKISSSTFFGRQYVQHAILKFQARYPDIRVELLLEDRVVDLVGEGFDIGFRIGEPEESNLIAKQIARNRLLIVAAPAFIDKYGKPNTIPKLESLPAVVYSAQGLLIDKIKYRDNAGNEAFIQLNPIYKVNEVEMLINTVLAGRMFAVTTAQMIENEVLEGKLVPIMTHINLTNYGTFYAVYPHRDSPLKTRLFIETLKEVIGDKTPIWETRIPGFQKMYGNG; from the coding sequence ATGGACCTTGCAAGTCGATTACTACTTTTACTTGAAGTCTCTGAGTTAGGTAGTTTTACAAAGGTGTCGGAGCATAGAAATGTCAATAGATCTGCTATTTCTAAACAAATAGGTAAGCTTGAACAAGAGCTTAGCGTTCATTTATTGAATCGAACTACACGCTCACTATCATTAACTGCAGCTGGCGTTGAAATGGTTAATCAAGCAAAACAATTACGAAATTTGCTCAATAAATCAAAACGATTGGCAGAAAACTATCACAATGAACCTAGAGGGGATCTCAAAATCTCCAGCTCTACATTTTTTGGTCGTCAGTATGTGCAACATGCTATTTTAAAGTTTCAGGCACGGTATCCTGATATTCGTGTTGAGCTACTTCTGGAAGACAGAGTTGTCGATTTAGTTGGTGAAGGCTTTGATATAGGTTTTCGTATTGGTGAACCGGAAGAGTCCAACCTAATTGCCAAACAAATAGCCAGAAACCGACTATTAATCGTTGCTGCACCTGCATTTATAGATAAATATGGGAAACCCAATACAATACCAAAACTAGAAAGCCTACCTGCGGTTGTATATTCTGCTCAAGGGTTATTGATTGATAAAATCAAGTACCGTGACAACGCAGGAAACGAAGCATTTATACAGCTAAATCCAATTTATAAAGTTAATGAAGTTGAAATGCTAATCAATACTGTTTTAGCTGGAAGAATGTTTGCTGTAACTACAGCACAGATGATTGAAAATGAGGTTCTAGAAGGCAAGCTTGTACCTATTATGACACATATAAACTTAACTAATTACGGGACATTTTATGCGGTATACCCTCATAGGGATTCACCACTGAAAACAAGACTATTTATCGAAACACTAAAAGAAGTAATTGGTGATAAAACACCTATTTGGGAAACTCGAATTCCTGGTTTTCAGAAAATGTATGGTAATGGTTAG
- a CDS encoding helix-turn-helix domain-containing protein, which produces MKLEVAGHTKRYLFILEAFKKIYSEQINLNDDISSLLDNYIEADDLSVSGRRYIKSIIQKWGETNLQFPIQLNFAKPINPALFGVFGLAVSSATTLRCFFEFWAEFSRILFIFNTASFEETDEYGVLTFIPDNDVIEDNIHYQTIQGGISASLSNLRTVAHKDFSPDKIIVPEGIEKKTQDKLAKLAGCVVETTPENKGQILIKKDRLFTLLPAGDSHCNLAYYQLASKRLVDIAPDNMVLKVRSWFIDTVLSNNIDNADISKDLGLNLEFITLKLNEQKTDLNTIKNKVLPVLARHLLQQPGVQIKQIAFKLGYTSSSSFNKAYNRWTGNSPADYRKSYMERINNLKF; this is translated from the coding sequence ATGAAACTTGAAGTTGCTGGCCATACAAAACGTTATCTTTTTATTTTAGAAGCGTTTAAAAAGATATATTCTGAACAAATAAACTTAAATGATGACATCTCTTCATTATTAGATAATTACATTGAGGCCGATGATTTAAGTGTCAGTGGCCGCAGATATATAAAAAGTATCATCCAAAAGTGGGGCGAAACAAACCTACAGTTTCCGATTCAATTAAATTTTGCCAAACCTATTAACCCTGCTTTATTTGGTGTTTTTGGCTTAGCGGTAAGTTCGGCGACGACTTTACGTTGTTTTTTTGAATTTTGGGCAGAGTTCTCTCGTATTTTATTTATTTTTAACACTGCATCGTTTGAAGAAACTGATGAATACGGCGTGTTAACTTTTATTCCTGATAACGATGTAATTGAAGATAATATTCATTATCAAACTATCCAAGGTGGAATTTCAGCCAGCTTATCTAATTTACGCACTGTTGCCCATAAAGACTTTAGTCCCGACAAAATTATTGTGCCAGAAGGCATTGAGAAAAAAACCCAAGACAAGCTTGCAAAACTTGCCGGTTGCGTTGTCGAAACTACGCCAGAAAACAAGGGGCAGATACTTATTAAAAAGGATCGTTTATTTACTCTCCTTCCCGCTGGCGATAGCCATTGTAACTTGGCTTATTATCAACTCGCTTCCAAGCGGCTCGTTGATATAGCTCCTGACAATATGGTGTTAAAAGTCCGTTCTTGGTTTATAGATACAGTATTAAGTAACAACATAGACAACGCAGATATCAGCAAAGACTTAGGTTTAAATTTAGAGTTCATTACTTTAAAGTTAAATGAGCAGAAAACAGATCTAAATACGATTAAAAACAAAGTACTGCCGGTATTAGCAAGACATTTATTACAGCAACCAGGCGTTCAAATTAAGCAGATAGCGTTTAAATTGGGTTACACGAGTTCGAGCTCATTTAACAAAGCTTATAATCGATGGACTGGAAACTCACCGGCAGATTATAGAAAGTCATATATGGAACGGATTAATAATTTAAAGTTTTAA
- a CDS encoding AraC family transcriptional regulator, which yields MEILDYQHSVIRSLLHMLIQTLEDAGESVDSLRQYMEIIDSQDLLAQCGRVKGSSFLPILALLLNNDKKPFLVLNMVNNYRPVTFNALGPLCYSCETVRENIELLIKHYSMISTGAEVYLKKTDDSWFVGARSRHHKLNESKMQLAWVCNMYAHLKFSVSNEFIFHKVCLSIPRPEQKYVEEINAVFNTEVEFDCEDSGFYLTTGQLDIEQVGFDPQIYALNQKLVDEYEQRFEYFELPTRIYSNILELMKKGVFSKEAIARELGMSTRSLSQKIKQFGLNYRDISENARMTLAKEYLSNLDLKLVEVAEKLCFSENSNFTRSFKAHSGQTPREFRAKLKVT from the coding sequence GTGGAAATACTCGACTATCAACATTCAGTGATCCGTTCATTGTTGCATATGCTTATTCAAACATTAGAAGATGCAGGAGAAAGTGTTGATTCTTTACGACAATATATGGAAATTATTGATAGCCAAGATTTGCTTGCCCAATGTGGTCGAGTTAAAGGCAGTTCGTTTCTTCCTATTTTAGCCTTATTGTTAAATAACGATAAAAAGCCTTTTTTAGTATTAAACATGGTCAATAACTACCGACCAGTTACGTTTAATGCATTAGGGCCACTATGCTACTCTTGCGAAACTGTACGAGAAAATATCGAATTATTAATAAAGCACTACTCAATGATCAGCACAGGCGCAGAAGTCTATTTAAAAAAGACGGATGATAGTTGGTTTGTTGGCGCAAGATCTCGTCACCATAAACTTAATGAATCTAAAATGCAGCTTGCTTGGGTGTGTAACATGTATGCCCATTTGAAATTCAGTGTCAGTAATGAATTTATTTTTCACAAAGTCTGTCTAAGTATTCCTAGACCTGAACAAAAGTATGTTGAAGAAATAAATGCTGTATTTAACACCGAAGTAGAATTTGACTGTGAAGATAGTGGTTTTTATTTAACCACAGGTCAATTAGATATTGAACAGGTCGGTTTCGATCCGCAAATTTACGCTTTGAATCAGAAGTTAGTTGATGAATATGAACAACGCTTTGAATACTTTGAATTACCAACTCGTATATATTCTAATATATTAGAGTTAATGAAAAAGGGCGTGTTTTCAAAAGAAGCAATCGCGAGAGAATTAGGTATGAGCACACGCAGCTTAAGCCAAAAAATAAAACAGTTTGGATTAAATTATCGTGATATTTCTGAGAATGCACGAATGACATTAGCGAAAGAGTATTTATCTAACTTAGACCTTAAGTTGGTTGAAGTGGCAGAGAAACTTTGTTTTTCTGAAAACAGCAACTTTACTCGTTCTTTTAAGGCGCATAGTGGACAAACCCCTCGAGAATTTAGAGCGAAGTTAAAAGTTACATAG
- a CDS encoding carbohydrate porin gives MINTVKLLQLSALTIALLASPYSLAKDASTKEKPYDDDEGYGAPGESSAQLEEDNKDKYPLIRMPILDQTTEDLRAWKSQLYKDTGFQFGIAYTSMMQEVVDPDINANTAGSGILRFTGKWELVDRGGKNPGALVIGLDHRHKYGDTAPASLGGEFGYLSQTAMLFSDTDDLIGDLKWTQALFDGNGGMVIGRYDPNDYHNVLGYASPWTGFSNLDNLINMTIAAPDWSWGVGFGGWLNDSYYALGGVNDANGFATDDLEFFEEGMDELYKYAEFGWSPTRDERYFKNFHITLWQVDERKVKGEDSDSYGVVFGFNWTWNMEWMIFSQLGFSDADSANDVQLYEQEVNVGFIKYFEDRSDLFGMAVNHGKIIEPLYDVGFATNEYTTTFETFYRFQLAETVQITPNFQYIIDPHTNAEDDSAFVASVRFRITL, from the coding sequence ATGATAAATACCGTAAAACTATTACAACTAAGTGCGTTAACAATAGCTTTACTCGCCTCTCCATACTCTTTAGCAAAAGATGCGTCGACAAAAGAAAAGCCATATGACGATGATGAAGGTTACGGTGCGCCAGGTGAGTCTTCTGCACAATTAGAAGAAGATAATAAAGACAAATACCCACTTATTCGTATGCCTATTTTAGATCAAACAACCGAAGATCTACGCGCATGGAAATCTCAGCTGTATAAAGACACTGGTTTTCAGTTTGGTATCGCTTATACGAGTATGATGCAAGAAGTCGTAGATCCAGATATTAATGCCAATACTGCGGGCTCTGGTATTTTAAGGTTTACCGGTAAATGGGAACTTGTAGATCGAGGCGGTAAAAATCCTGGGGCTTTAGTTATTGGCCTTGATCATAGACACAAATATGGCGACACAGCACCAGCTTCACTCGGTGGTGAGTTTGGTTATTTAAGCCAAACAGCTATGTTATTTAGTGATACTGATGATTTAATTGGCGATTTGAAGTGGACACAAGCATTATTTGATGGCAATGGTGGTATGGTTATTGGTCGCTATGATCCAAATGATTACCATAATGTATTAGGTTACGCATCACCTTGGACAGGTTTTTCGAACCTGGATAACCTGATTAATATGACCATTGCAGCGCCAGACTGGAGTTGGGGAGTTGGTTTTGGTGGCTGGTTAAATGACTCTTATTATGCTTTAGGTGGTGTCAATGATGCCAATGGCTTTGCAACAGATGATTTAGAGTTTTTTGAAGAGGGCATGGATGAGCTTTATAAATATGCTGAATTTGGCTGGTCACCCACTCGAGATGAGCGATACTTTAAAAACTTTCACATAACACTATGGCAAGTCGATGAGCGTAAAGTAAAAGGTGAAGACTCTGATTCTTACGGTGTGGTATTTGGCTTTAATTGGACGTGGAACATGGAGTGGATGATATTTAGCCAGCTAGGCTTCTCTGATGCAGATTCCGCAAATGATGTGCAATTGTATGAGCAAGAGGTAAATGTTGGCTTTATTAAGTACTTTGAAGATCGCTCTGACTTATTTGGTATGGCGGTAAATCACGGTAAAATCATCGAGCCGTTATACGATGTAGGTTTTGCTACTAATGAATATACCACGACCTTTGAAACTTTTTACCGTTTTCAGTTGGCTGAAACAGTACAAATAACACCAAACTTTCAGTACATTATTGATCCACACACTAACGCCGAAGATGACAGTGCGTTTGTCGCAAGTGTAAGGTTTCGTATTACGCTTTAA
- a CDS encoding MFS transporter, with translation MFNFSLFTHWQQRYNITILCTFALFICFIDRVNISVAILPMQAEFGWSDTVKGMVLASFFIGYMLMQIVGGVLASKFGGKIVLGSAVIFWSIFTILTPILAMASLPMLILGRILLGLGEGASVPSAYSLFKHWVPKSEQARTITIFSSGAPLGTIVGLIASGWIINHYDWTMVFYIFGSLGFIWIIFWLLFAYSKPKDDPNICQEELALIYSEKEEIKQHQAVPWKQFFNKAPVWALFYTAFTTQWTLYLFLAWLPSYFADVHGFSITQAGLSSAAPWLTMIIMMNVAGIVSDKLIKSGKSVGFTRKLVQSIGLLGSALFLFIALYVTAPIMAVLCTCGALGALSFCYSGYTVNPMDIAPKHSESLFGVVNTAATLPGILAVAVTGWIVDVTNSYNSAFILAAVISISGALVFMIYGTGKKIID, from the coding sequence ATGTTTAACTTTTCTTTATTTACCCACTGGCAACAGCGTTACAACATTACAATTTTGTGTACGTTTGCGTTATTTATTTGTTTTATCGACAGGGTGAATATTTCTGTTGCTATCTTGCCAATGCAAGCTGAGTTTGGTTGGAGTGATACGGTAAAAGGCATGGTTTTAGCCTCATTTTTTATTGGCTATATGCTGATGCAAATTGTTGGGGGAGTGTTAGCCAGTAAGTTTGGCGGCAAAATAGTTTTAGGCAGCGCCGTTATATTTTGGTCAATATTCACGATATTAACTCCGATTTTAGCAATGGCGTCACTGCCTATGCTAATACTAGGTCGCATATTGCTTGGATTAGGAGAAGGCGCCAGCGTACCGTCAGCATATTCTTTATTTAAACATTGGGTACCAAAATCTGAACAAGCGAGAACAATAACTATCTTCTCTAGTGGTGCGCCATTAGGCACTATTGTAGGTCTTATCGCTTCTGGTTGGATCATTAACCATTATGACTGGACCATGGTGTTTTATATATTTGGTTCATTGGGCTTTATCTGGATTATATTTTGGCTATTATTCGCCTACTCAAAACCCAAGGATGATCCTAATATTTGCCAAGAAGAACTCGCGTTAATATACTCAGAAAAAGAAGAAATTAAGCAACACCAGGCAGTGCCGTGGAAACAATTTTTCAACAAAGCTCCTGTTTGGGCATTATTTTATACCGCATTTACCACACAATGGACGCTATATTTGTTTCTTGCTTGGTTACCAAGCTATTTTGCCGATGTTCATGGTTTTAGCATTACCCAGGCAGGCCTTTCGTCAGCAGCACCTTGGTTAACCATGATAATAATGATGAATGTCGCAGGTATCGTCTCTGACAAACTCATTAAATCAGGGAAGTCAGTTGGTTTTACGCGCAAGCTAGTTCAAAGTATCGGTTTACTGGGCTCTGCTCTATTCTTGTTTATCGCGTTATATGTAACAGCCCCCATAATGGCGGTACTTTGTACCTGCGGTGCCTTAGGAGCATTATCCTTTTGTTATTCGGGATATACAGTTAATCCCATGGACATTGCTCCAAAACACTCAGAATCACTGTTTGGGGTGGTTAATACCGCAGCTACCTTACCTGGCATATTGGCCGTTGCAGTTACCGGCTGGATAGTTGATGTGACCAATAGTTATAATTCAGCGTTTATACTGGCAGCTGTGATCAGTATAAGTGGTGCGTTAGTGTTTATGATTTACGGGACGGGTAAAAAAATAATCGATTAA
- a CDS encoding MaoC family dehydratase has translation MTTKTYIGDTIIKQLRLTIEDIANGASALGDTNPIHFNHDEAIKAGYAGIIASGAHTSGLCGGALTQKFQHSGPFMGLDCSYRFHKAVLPNEQLTITWTTTLIEHKTKLKGHLAYLEGQMTDSSDKLLISATMKVLLLD, from the coding sequence ATGACTACCAAAACTTATATTGGCGATACTATTATCAAGCAGTTACGTCTAACGATAGAAGATATTGCCAATGGTGCAAGTGCGCTGGGTGATACTAACCCTATTCACTTCAACCATGATGAAGCAATTAAAGCAGGTTATGCAGGAATAATCGCAAGTGGTGCTCATACATCTGGTTTGTGTGGCGGTGCCCTTACCCAAAAATTTCAACATTCGGGACCATTTATGGGGCTAGATTGTAGTTATAGATTTCATAAGGCTGTACTACCTAATGAGCAGTTAACGATCACGTGGACAACAACCCTCATCGAGCATAAAACAAAATTAAAAGGTCATCTAGCATATTTAGAAGGCCAAATGACTGATAGTTCTGACAAACTATTAATTTCAGCAACAATGAAAGTATTGTTATTAGATTAA
- a CDS encoding MaoC family dehydratase, whose amino-acid sequence MSEKIQLNGIGSLSAYEGKELFTSKPLHVTATMIQDFCRSVNQMDWFHFDEERCKASPFGAVVAPGMYTMSLLHSVYFDHVELHNMKALFLGTDRFRILKPVKAGDSIVLKFNVDKIEQRKEGIAVHYDFTWTVAGDEQPVTLGNFIVRYWPL is encoded by the coding sequence ATGTCAGAAAAAATTCAACTAAACGGTATCGGGTCTTTATCCGCCTATGAAGGTAAAGAGCTATTTACCTCAAAGCCATTGCATGTAACCGCCACTATGATTCAAGATTTTTGTCGTAGTGTTAATCAAATGGACTGGTTTCATTTTGATGAAGAGCGTTGTAAGGCTTCACCGTTCGGAGCCGTTGTTGCGCCGGGCATGTACACTATGTCATTGCTGCATTCGGTTTACTTTGACCATGTAGAACTTCATAACATGAAGGCACTGTTTTTAGGCACCGATAGGTTTCGCATTCTAAAGCCGGTAAAAGCTGGTGATTCAATTGTGCTTAAATTTAATGTCGATAAAATTGAACAGCGTAAAGAAGGCATTGCCGTACATTATGATTTTACCTGGACCGTAGCAGGAGATGAACAACCTGTGACGCTGGGTAATTTCATTGTTCGTTACTGGCCTTTATAA